One genomic segment of Chitinophaga parva includes these proteins:
- a CDS encoding sodium/sugar symporter, whose translation MQQNLLHTKDYIVFLIYFLIVAGYGIYIYNKKKKAVSDSKDFFLAEGSLTWWAIGASLIASNISAEQMIGMSGSGFKMGLAISTYEWMAAATLIIVAVFFLPIYLKNKIYTMPQFLEQRYGKTVATIMAVFWLLLYVVVNLTSILYLGAIALNTVSGINFEVCMIALAFFAVVITLGGMKVIGFTDVIQVFFLILGGLATTYLALGLVGQQYNTTGVFNNFHLLMQQAPDHFHMILDKNNPNYLDLPGLSVLVGGMWIVNLNYWGCNQYITQRALGADLKTARNGLLFAGFLKMLMPIIAVIPGIAAYVLYQKGMFHEGIGVGADQNPDHAYPVLLNLLPSGLKGLSFAALTAAVVASLAGKANSISTIFSLDIYKKIYHTTDEKKIVVVGRITVVVAMILAIIISPFLGIDKKGGFQFIQEYTGFVSPGIFAMFIMGFFWKRTNSGAAMFAMIGGFLLSIVMKVLPKFADLSGLAASGWSKLNPDSGRFEIAFLDRMGIVFVVCIAGMIIISLMDPKSKNNPRGLEVDAQMFKPSTPFLVISLLIVGLLTALYTIFW comes from the coding sequence ATGCAGCAGAACCTATTGCACACCAAGGATTACATCGTTTTCCTGATCTACTTTTTGATCGTAGCAGGTTACGGTATTTACATTTATAACAAGAAGAAAAAGGCTGTTTCAGACAGTAAGGACTTTTTCCTGGCAGAGGGCTCCCTTACCTGGTGGGCCATCGGCGCATCGCTGATCGCATCTAACATTTCTGCAGAACAGATGATCGGCATGTCTGGTTCCGGCTTTAAAATGGGGCTGGCCATCTCCACGTATGAGTGGATGGCTGCTGCCACACTGATCATCGTGGCGGTGTTCTTCCTGCCTATTTATTTAAAGAACAAGATCTATACCATGCCCCAGTTCCTGGAGCAGCGCTATGGCAAAACAGTGGCCACTATCATGGCCGTATTCTGGTTGCTGCTGTACGTGGTGGTGAATCTTACTTCTATTCTTTACCTGGGTGCTATTGCACTGAACACCGTGTCCGGCATCAACTTCGAGGTCTGTATGATCGCACTGGCCTTCTTTGCCGTGGTGATCACACTGGGTGGTATGAAGGTGATCGGTTTCACGGACGTAATACAGGTGTTTTTCCTCATCCTGGGTGGCCTGGCCACTACTTACCTGGCACTGGGCCTGGTAGGCCAGCAGTACAACACCACCGGTGTATTCAACAACTTTCACCTGCTCATGCAGCAGGCACCGGATCACTTCCACATGATCCTGGACAAAAATAATCCCAACTACCTCGACCTGCCCGGCCTGTCTGTGCTGGTAGGCGGTATGTGGATCGTGAACCTGAATTACTGGGGCTGTAACCAATATATTACCCAACGTGCACTGGGTGCCGATCTGAAGACGGCCCGCAATGGCCTGCTCTTTGCCGGTTTCCTGAAAATGCTCATGCCCATCATCGCGGTAATACCCGGTATTGCAGCGTATGTGCTATATCAGAAAGGGATGTTCCATGAAGGCATCGGCGTAGGCGCCGATCAGAACCCGGACCACGCTTACCCCGTGTTACTGAACCTCCTGCCCTCCGGCCTGAAAGGCTTGTCCTTCGCGGCTTTAACGGCCGCCGTGGTAGCCTCCCTGGCTGGTAAGGCAAACAGTATCTCTACCATCTTCTCCCTGGATATTTACAAGAAAATATATCATACTACGGATGAAAAGAAGATCGTGGTGGTAGGCCGTATCACCGTGGTAGTGGCCATGATCCTGGCCATCATTATCTCTCCCTTCCTGGGTATCGATAAGAAAGGTGGTTTCCAGTTCATCCAGGAATACACCGGCTTTGTATCGCCGGGTATTTTTGCAATGTTTATCATGGGCTTCTTCTGGAAACGCACCAACTCCGGCGCTGCCATGTTTGCCATGATCGGTGGCTTCCTGTTGTCTATCGTCATGAAAGTGCTGCCTAAATTTGCAGACCTTTCCGGCCTGGCAGCTTCCGGCTGGTCTAAGCTGAACCCCGACAGTGGCCGTTTTGAGATCGCGTTCCTGGACCGTATGGGCATCGTGTTCGTGGTATGTATTGCAGGTATGATCATTATTTCCCTCATGGACCCCAAGAGCAAAAACAATCCCCGCGGCCTGGAAGTGGACGCACAGATGTTCAAACCATCCACACCTTTCCTGGTGATCTCTTTACTGATCGTTGGTTTGCTTACTGCGCTCTACACCATTTTCTGGTAA